A genomic stretch from Halobellus sp. LT62 includes:
- the ilvD gene encoding dihydroxy-acid dehydratase, producing MSQQEPPEREDGEAEPFSHGKDPDLPSSDVTEGPDKAPHRAMFRAMGFDDEDLGSPMVGVANPAADITPCNVHLDDVADAAIEGIEAAGGMPIEFGTITISDAISMGTEGMKASLISREVIADSVELVAFGERMDALVTVAGCDKNLPGMMMASIRTDLPSVFLYGGSIMPGQHEGRDVTVQNVFEGVGTYAQGEMSADELDDLERHACPGAGSCGGMFTANTMASISEALGMAPLGTADAPAESPERYDVARRAGEAVLNAVENDIRPSDILSKKSFENAIALQVAIGGSTNAVLHLLALAAEAGIDLSIEEFDEISKRTPKIANLQPGGTKTMNDLHEEGGVPVVVRRLLDAGLFHGDAMTVTGRTIAEELAQLDLPDDDEIDGDFIYTVDDPYQAEGAIKILTGNLAPDGAVLKVTGDDAFHHHGPARVFEGEEEAMEYVQEGHIESGDVLVIRNEGPQGGPGMREMLGVTAAVVGQGHEDDVALLTDGRFSGATRGPMVGHVAPEAAVGGAIGLIEDGDEVTVDIPERELSVDLSESELDARREAWEPREPQYTSGVLAKYGNDFDSAANGAVTNPGAK from the coding sequence ATGAGCCAGCAGGAACCACCCGAACGGGAGGACGGCGAAGCGGAGCCGTTCTCTCACGGAAAGGACCCGGACCTCCCCAGCTCGGACGTCACGGAGGGCCCGGACAAAGCGCCGCACCGCGCGATGTTCCGCGCGATGGGCTTCGACGACGAGGACCTCGGCTCGCCGATGGTCGGCGTCGCCAATCCCGCCGCCGACATCACGCCGTGTAACGTCCACCTCGACGACGTCGCCGACGCCGCTATCGAGGGCATCGAAGCGGCCGGCGGGATGCCGATCGAGTTCGGCACGATCACCATCTCCGACGCCATCTCGATGGGGACGGAGGGGATGAAGGCGTCGCTGATCTCCCGAGAGGTCATCGCCGACTCCGTCGAACTCGTCGCCTTCGGCGAACGGATGGACGCGCTCGTCACCGTCGCGGGCTGTGACAAGAACCTCCCGGGAATGATGATGGCCTCGATTCGCACGGACCTGCCCTCGGTCTTTCTCTACGGCGGGTCGATTATGCCCGGGCAACACGAGGGCCGCGACGTCACCGTCCAGAACGTCTTCGAGGGCGTCGGCACCTACGCGCAGGGCGAGATGAGCGCCGACGAACTCGACGATCTCGAGCGCCACGCCTGCCCCGGTGCGGGCTCCTGCGGCGGGATGTTCACCGCCAACACGATGGCCTCGATCTCCGAGGCGCTCGGGATGGCTCCGCTCGGCACCGCCGACGCGCCCGCGGAATCGCCCGAGCGCTACGACGTCGCGCGTCGCGCCGGCGAAGCCGTCCTCAACGCCGTCGAGAACGACATCCGCCCCTCCGACATCCTCTCGAAGAAATCCTTCGAGAACGCCATCGCCCTGCAGGTCGCGATCGGCGGCTCGACCAACGCCGTGCTGCACCTGCTCGCGCTCGCCGCCGAGGCCGGGATCGACCTCTCGATCGAGGAGTTCGACGAGATCTCGAAGCGCACGCCGAAGATCGCGAACCTCCAGCCGGGCGGAACGAAGACGATGAACGATCTCCACGAGGAGGGCGGCGTCCCGGTCGTGGTCCGTCGCCTGCTCGACGCCGGGCTGTTCCACGGCGACGCGATGACGGTCACGGGCCGGACGATCGCCGAGGAGCTAGCGCAACTCGATCTCCCCGACGACGACGAGATCGACGGCGACTTCATTTACACCGTCGACGATCCCTACCAAGCGGAGGGCGCGATCAAGATCCTCACCGGGAACCTCGCGCCCGACGGCGCGGTGCTAAAGGTCACCGGCGACGACGCCTTCCACCACCACGGTCCCGCCCGCGTCTTCGAGGGCGAGGAAGAGGCGATGGAGTACGTCCAAGAGGGTCACATCGAGTCGGGCGACGTCCTCGTCATCCGGAACGAGGGCCCGCAGGGCGGCCCCGGGATGCGCGAGATGCTCGGCGTCACCGCCGCCGTCGTCGGTCAGGGTCACGAGGACGACGTCGCGCTCCTGACCGACGGCCGCTTCTCCGGTGCGACCCGCGGCCCGATGGTCGGCCACGTCGCCCCCGAGGCCGCCGTCGGCGGCGCGATCGGCCTCATCGAGGACGGCGACGAGGTCACCGTCGACATCCCCGAACGCGAGCTGTCGGTCGATCTTTCGGAATCCGAACTCGACGCTCGGCGCGAGGCGTGGGAGCCGCGCGAGCCGCAGTACACCTCCGGTGTGCTCGCGAAGTACGGCAACGACTTCGACTCCGCCGCCAACGGCGCGGTGACGAACCCCGGCGCGAAGTGA
- a CDS encoding Lrp/AsnC family transcriptional regulator codes for MELDETDREILRILQANARTPFSEVARRIDMSSATVHDRVGRMEEAGVIEGYHAKIDPRSVGLGTSAFVGLRIEQGREDDALDRLRDIEGVQEIHLTTGEWDVMLRVTAEDTDGLRELMFDEIARIEGFSRSQTMVILATDLDDRALPI; via the coding sequence ATGGAGCTCGACGAGACGGATCGAGAAATCCTGCGCATTCTCCAAGCCAACGCACGGACGCCGTTCAGCGAGGTCGCTCGGCGGATCGATATGTCCAGTGCGACGGTGCACGACCGCGTCGGTCGGATGGAGGAGGCCGGGGTGATCGAGGGGTACCACGCGAAGATCGACCCGCGTTCGGTCGGCCTCGGGACCTCGGCGTTCGTCGGGCTCCGTATCGAACAGGGACGCGAGGACGACGCACTCGACCGGCTGCGAGACATCGAAGGCGTCCAAGAGATCCACCTCACGACCGGCGAGTGGGACGTGATGCTCCGGGTGACCGCCGAGGACACTGACGGCCTACGCGAACTGATGTTCGACGAGATCGCCCGGATCGAGGGGTTCTCACGGTCCCAGACGATGGTCATCCTCGCGACCGACCTCGACGACCGGGCGCTCCCGATCTGA
- a CDS encoding sensor histidine kinase, which produces MICGTAGVDLFERLPVLTVCTTIGDNGTQTIDDCNTRFARRLDYAREDLIGKPATAVYAPGATPPTLDPNPERNADAWECEQTDGCDATTNEDGSETTTDESDASGATGPLAPRGRDHRNSTDSRRSEPQPENERDHGFTRAFTAHECVSEADTDDGDNPAGSVCTLVGVDGHLIQTVAEAVPRADEADGQVIFHIDVTRRQRREQQAEVLNRLMRHNVRNDLNLLRGHANVLKKHGDDEVADSAAVLDRIADRWLGLAETVRNIERLFDEVPTKTAELSEVIASTRRTVEGEWTEGRVEAACEVDSSMRVSERLHVALVELCENGIKHNDDPATGDGPVVHIEVTPSHVPDWVEIRVVDEGPGIPPQELTALHAEEETPLQHGSGLGFWLVRFVVRRLGGEIAAENRDGDGSRVSIHVPLAADV; this is translated from the coding sequence GTGATCTGCGGGACTGCGGGCGTCGACCTCTTCGAGCGCCTACCGGTGCTGACTGTTTGCACGACGATCGGCGACAACGGTACGCAGACGATCGACGACTGTAACACTCGGTTCGCCCGGCGACTCGACTACGCTCGCGAGGATCTCATCGGGAAGCCCGCGACGGCGGTGTACGCGCCGGGCGCGACGCCGCCAACGCTCGATCCGAACCCAGAGCGCAACGCGGACGCGTGGGAGTGCGAGCAGACCGACGGTTGCGATGCTACCACAAACGAGGACGGTTCGGAGACGACTACGGATGAGAGCGACGCATCGGGGGCGACGGGCCCGCTCGCCCCACGTGGTCGCGATCACCGAAACTCGACAGATTCTCGGCGTTCGGAACCACAGCCGGAGAACGAACGAGATCACGGGTTCACCCGCGCGTTCACCGCGCACGAGTGCGTTTCAGAGGCGGACACAGACGACGGAGACAACCCCGCCGGTTCCGTCTGTACGCTCGTCGGTGTGGATGGGCATCTGATCCAAACCGTCGCGGAGGCGGTCCCACGAGCTGACGAGGCGGACGGGCAGGTCATCTTTCACATCGACGTAACGCGACGACAGCGCCGCGAGCAGCAGGCGGAGGTACTGAATCGCCTGATGCGCCACAACGTCCGGAACGACCTGAATCTGCTTCGAGGACACGCGAACGTCCTCAAGAAGCACGGTGACGACGAGGTCGCCGACTCCGCTGCGGTGCTCGATCGAATCGCCGACCGGTGGCTCGGGTTGGCCGAAACGGTGCGCAACATCGAGCGGCTGTTCGACGAGGTCCCCACGAAGACGGCGGAGCTCTCCGAAGTCATCGCCTCCACGCGTCGGACAGTCGAAGGCGAGTGGACGGAGGGGCGCGTCGAAGCGGCGTGTGAGGTAGACTCATCGATGCGCGTTTCCGAACGACTCCACGTCGCACTCGTCGAACTCTGCGAGAACGGGATCAAGCACAACGACGATCCCGCCACGGGCGACGGACCAGTCGTCCACATCGAAGTAACGCCCAGCCACGTCCCCGACTGGGTCGAGATACGCGTCGTCGACGAGGGGCCCGGAATCCCTCCGCAGGAGTTGACCGCGCTGCACGCCGAGGAGGAAACGCCGCTGCAGCACGGAAGCGGCCTCGGATTTTGGCTGGTCCGCTTCGTCGTTCGACGGCTCGGCGGCGAGATCGCCGCGGAGAACCGGGACGGCGACGGCAGCCGCGTCTCGATACACGTGCCGCTCGCCGCCGACGTCTGA
- a CDS encoding HD domain-containing protein, with protein sequence MSEGSVRAIFPELDAIEDDSLRSGVVDAWTTAMEEHDVDDLAAVPWLPPTQRELRIEDETLVGHVRDVTAGSVALAERLTERRGDRLDLDLDVVVAGALVHDVSKLAEFDGMDDTPVYDLLGHPYYGVHVVARVGLPVEIAHIVLSHTSRTNVELATIEAEIVRRADEVAAAAIRWRATDDLRTV encoded by the coding sequence ATGAGCGAAGGTTCGGTCCGTGCGATCTTTCCGGAACTCGACGCGATCGAGGACGACAGCCTGCGTTCGGGCGTCGTCGACGCGTGGACGACCGCGATGGAAGAACACGACGTCGACGACCTCGCGGCGGTCCCGTGGCTGCCGCCGACGCAGCGGGAGTTGAGGATCGAAGACGAGACGCTCGTCGGCCACGTGCGCGACGTGACCGCCGGCTCCGTCGCCCTCGCGGAGCGACTCACCGAGCGCCGCGGCGACAGACTGGATCTGGACCTCGACGTCGTCGTCGCGGGCGCGCTCGTCCACGACGTGAGCAAGCTCGCGGAGTTCGACGGGATGGACGACACGCCCGTTTACGACCTCCTCGGGCATCCGTACTACGGCGTTCACGTCGTCGCACGAGTCGGCCTGCCGGTCGAAATCGCCCACATCGTCCTCTCTCATACGAGTCGAACGAACGTCGAGCTGGCGACGATCGAAGCCGAGATCGTCCGGCGGGCCGACGAGGTTGCCGCCGCGGCGATCCGGTGGCGCGCGACTGACGACCTGCGGACAGTATAG
- a CDS encoding LSM domain-containing protein — MSGRPLDVLEAALEDVVTVTLKDGTAYYGTLSGYDQHMNAVLEPSADAEDAAGDLDATAVEDTTIIRGDNVVTIQT, encoded by the coding sequence ATGAGCGGACGACCCCTCGACGTTCTCGAAGCCGCACTCGAAGACGTCGTCACGGTCACGTTGAAGGACGGTACCGCGTACTACGGAACGCTTTCCGGGTACGACCAACACATGAACGCCGTGCTCGAACCGTCTGCAGACGCCGAGGACGCCGCCGGAGACCTCGACGCGACGGCGGTCGAAGACACAACGATTATACGCGGCGACAACGTCGTCACGATACAAACATGA
- the asd gene encoding aspartate-semialdehyde dehydrogenase has product MTVRVGILGATGAVGQRFIQLLEDHPTFELAALTASESSAGKSYRDAAKWRVNTPIPDDIAEMTVTSTAPEEVPDDVDLLFSSLPSGAAADVEPDFLEAGYVVSSNSSNDRMAPDVPLTIPEINPGHLDLIEVQRDQRGWDGALVKNPNCSTITMVPTLAALAQFGLESVQVSTLQAVSGAGYSGVTSMEIIDNAIPHINGEDDKMETESRKLLGSFDGAELELHGMDVAASCNRIPTLDGHLENVFAETSESITPEDAAAAMREYPSPDLHSSPDQLIHVFDDFDRPQPRLDRERGDGMQISAGGLQETTNGVKYNCLAHNTIRGAAGASVLNGELLVEEGWV; this is encoded by the coding sequence ATGACAGTACGTGTCGGTATCCTCGGCGCGACGGGCGCGGTAGGACAGCGATTCATCCAGCTTCTCGAAGACCACCCGACCTTCGAGCTCGCGGCGCTGACGGCGTCGGAGTCGAGCGCGGGAAAGAGCTACCGCGACGCCGCCAAGTGGCGCGTGAACACGCCGATTCCGGACGACATCGCGGAGATGACCGTCACTTCGACGGCCCCCGAGGAAGTCCCAGACGACGTTGATCTCCTCTTCTCGTCGCTGCCCTCCGGTGCCGCCGCCGACGTCGAGCCCGACTTCCTCGAAGCGGGCTACGTCGTCTCCTCGAACTCCTCGAACGACCGGATGGCCCCGGACGTCCCGCTCACCATCCCCGAAATCAACCCCGGTCACCTCGATCTGATCGAGGTCCAGCGCGACCAGCGCGGCTGGGACGGCGCGCTCGTGAAGAACCCGAACTGCTCGACGATCACGATGGTCCCGACGCTCGCGGCGCTGGCTCAGTTCGGCCTCGAATCGGTGCAAGTGTCGACGCTGCAGGCCGTCTCCGGCGCGGGCTACTCCGGCGTGACCTCGATGGAGATCATCGACAACGCGATCCCGCACATCAACGGCGAGGACGACAAGATGGAGACCGAATCCCGGAAGCTCCTCGGCTCGTTCGACGGCGCGGAACTCGAACTGCACGGGATGGACGTCGCCGCCTCCTGTAACCGCATCCCCACGCTCGACGGCCACTTGGAGAACGTCTTCGCGGAGACGAGCGAGTCTATCACTCCCGAGGACGCCGCCGCGGCGATGCGCGAGTACCCGAGCCCGGATCTCCACTCCTCGCCGGATCAGCTCATCCACGTCTTCGACGACTTCGACCGCCCGCAGCCCCGACTCGACCGCGAGCGCGGCGACGGGATGCAGATCTCCGCCGGCGGGCTGCAGGAGACGACGAACGGCGTGAAGTACAACTGCCTCGCACACAACACGATCCGCGGCGCGGCCGGCGCATCCGTCCTCAACGGCGAACTCCTCGTCGAAGAGGGTTGGGTCTAA
- a CDS encoding MogA/MoaB family molybdenum cofactor biosynthesis protein: MSDEHDHDSHEHETHGHHDSESHEHDDHHAHDVGALGVAVFTVSTSRSLDEDPAGDVIASAFESAGHEITVREVVPDDFDTLQSKVDAIVERDDVEVVVTTGGTGVTPDDVTVEAVGDRFEKTLPGFGELFRRYSEDEIGTRVVGTRATAGIVHGVPVFCLPGSENAARLGSEEIIVPEAPHLAGLATRPAE, from the coding sequence ATGAGCGACGAGCACGACCACGACTCTCACGAGCACGAGACACACGGTCATCACGACAGCGAATCCCACGAGCACGACGACCACCACGCGCACGACGTCGGCGCGCTGGGCGTGGCGGTGTTCACCGTCTCGACGTCGCGGTCGCTCGACGAGGACCCCGCGGGCGACGTCATCGCGTCGGCCTTCGAATCCGCAGGCCACGAGATTACCGTCAGAGAGGTCGTTCCCGACGACTTCGACACGCTCCAGTCGAAGGTCGATGCCATCGTCGAGCGCGACGACGTCGAGGTGGTCGTCACGACCGGCGGAACGGGCGTTACACCGGACGACGTGACCGTCGAGGCCGTCGGCGACCGCTTCGAGAAGACGCTGCCGGGGTTCGGCGAACTGTTCAGACGCTACTCCGAGGACGAGATCGGAACCCGCGTGGTCGGGACGCGAGCGACGGCGGGAATCGTCCACGGCGTTCCCGTGTTCTGCCTGCCCGGCAGCGAGAACGCCGCGCGACTCGGCAGCGAGGAGATCATCGTTCCCGAAGCGCCGCATCTGGCAGGGTTGGCGACGCGACCCGCGGAGTGA
- a CDS encoding biotin--[acetyl-CoA-carboxylase] ligase: MNETRRTLLRALSDGPVPGPELAERLDVSRAAVWKQVEALREEGFDIESGEAGYRVVGVPAYGAAAIEFGLDAPYTVEYHERIESTNSRARALAEAGETDVVVAADEQTGGRGRLAREWTAPSGGIWASVLLRPRRPPAEIPLYTLAAAVAVARAAREVGVDARIKWPNDVLVAGDDGEERKLCGVLTEMEGEADRVSWLIVGIGVNANVDADALPTGAMSLRAEAGDVDRRAFLQSVLGALHELTSEEADVRRILDAWRERAATLSRRVRVETPSGTVEGEAVDVRFPGSLVVRTDEGDERVVHAGDCEHLRPA; the protein is encoded by the coding sequence ATGAACGAGACCCGACGGACGCTGTTGCGAGCGCTGTCTGACGGCCCCGTTCCGGGCCCGGAACTGGCCGAGCGGCTCGACGTGTCGCGCGCGGCGGTCTGGAAGCAGGTCGAAGCGCTCCGCGAGGAGGGCTTCGACATCGAGAGCGGTGAGGCCGGCTACCGAGTCGTCGGCGTCCCAGCGTACGGTGCGGCCGCCATTGAATTCGGCCTCGACGCCCCCTACACGGTCGAGTATCACGAGCGGATCGAGAGCACGAACAGTCGCGCGAGAGCGCTGGCCGAGGCGGGCGAAACGGACGTCGTCGTCGCCGCCGACGAACAGACCGGCGGACGGGGTCGCCTCGCGCGCGAGTGGACCGCGCCGTCGGGCGGGATCTGGGCGAGCGTCCTTCTTCGCCCCCGACGCCCGCCCGCGGAGATTCCGCTGTACACGCTCGCCGCGGCCGTCGCGGTCGCCCGAGCCGCTCGAGAGGTCGGCGTCGACGCGCGGATCAAGTGGCCCAACGACGTCCTCGTCGCGGGCGACGACGGCGAGGAACGAAAGCTCTGCGGCGTCCTGACGGAGATGGAAGGCGAGGCCGACCGCGTCTCGTGGCTGATCGTCGGGATCGGCGTGAACGCGAACGTCGACGCCGACGCGCTGCCGACGGGGGCGATGAGCCTGCGCGCGGAGGCGGGCGACGTGGACAGGCGCGCGTTCCTCCAGTCCGTCCTCGGAGCGCTTCACGAGCTCACGAGCGAGGAGGCCGACGTCCGCCGGATCCTCGACGCGTGGCGCGAACGGGCCGCGACGCTCAGTCGTCGCGTGCGCGTCGAGACCCCCAGCGGGACCGTCGAGGGCGAGGCCGTCGACGTGCGCTTTCCGGGGAGTCTCGTCGTCCGAACCGACGAGGGCGACGAGCGCGTCGTCCACGCCGGCGATTGCGAGCACCTCCGTCCGGCCTGA
- a CDS encoding inositol monophosphatase family protein — translation MDTADRASVARRAAEAGATVANERFRTRHDVEQKTEKTDVVTQADRDAQAAVIEVLREACPEDAVVGEEDDELKRVPESGPAWIVDPIDGTNNYVRGMRVWGTAVAAVLDGQPVAGASDFPALNDRYWTDGETTYRNGDRVTVSTKTDPEACVVTPTMWWDFDARGQYGRACQALADRFGDLRRMGCAQAELAAVADGSLDGVVTNLRAFPWDTVAGVAMIRAAGGRVTDLAGDRWRHDSVGLVASNGRIHDTLLEAAREIDES, via the coding sequence ATGGATACGGCCGATCGGGCGTCGGTAGCGCGACGGGCGGCAGAGGCGGGTGCGACCGTCGCAAATGAGCGGTTCCGGACCCGTCACGACGTCGAGCAGAAGACAGAGAAGACGGACGTCGTGACGCAGGCCGACCGGGACGCGCAGGCCGCCGTCATCGAGGTACTCCGGGAGGCGTGCCCCGAGGACGCGGTCGTCGGCGAGGAGGACGACGAACTGAAGCGGGTGCCCGAATCCGGCCCGGCGTGGATCGTCGATCCCATCGACGGGACGAACAACTACGTCCGCGGGATGCGCGTGTGGGGGACCGCCGTCGCGGCGGTTCTCGACGGGCAGCCGGTCGCCGGCGCGTCGGACTTCCCGGCGTTGAACGACCGCTACTGGACTGACGGTGAGACGACGTACCGAAACGGGGATCGCGTCACCGTGTCGACGAAAACCGACCCCGAGGCGTGCGTCGTCACGCCGACGATGTGGTGGGACTTCGACGCGAGGGGGCAGTACGGCCGGGCCTGTCAGGCGCTGGCGGATCGGTTCGGCGACCTCCGGCGGATGGGATGCGCGCAGGCGGAACTCGCGGCCGTCGCCGACGGGTCGCTCGACGGCGTCGTGACGAACCTTCGGGCCTTCCCGTGGGACACGGTAGCCGGCGTCGCGATGATCCGGGCCGCGGGGGGACGGGTCACGGACCTCGCGGGCGACCGCTGGCGACACGACTCGGTCGGACTCGTCGCCTCGAACGGGCGGATTCACGACACGCTCCTCGAAGCCGCCCGAGAGATCGACGAGTCCTGA
- a CDS encoding 50S ribosomal protein L37e has translation MTGAGTPSQGKKNKTTHVKCRRCGEKSYHVKKKKCSSCGFGKSAKRRSYEWQSKSGDN, from the coding sequence ATGACGGGCGCAGGAACCCCCAGTCAAGGAAAGAAGAACAAGACGACGCACGTCAAGTGCCGCCGCTGCGGCGAGAAGTCCTACCACGTTAAGAAGAAGAAGTGCTCCTCGTGCGGCTTCGGCAAGTCGGCCAAGCGCCGCAGCTACGAGTGGCAGTCGAAATCGGGCGACAACTGA
- a CDS encoding acetyl-CoA carboxylase biotin carboxylase subunit translates to MFNKVLVANRGEIALRVMRACRDLGVRTVAVYSDADKHAGHVRFADEAYNVGPARAADSYLDHEAIIEAARKAGAEAVHPGYGFLAENATFARKVEETELTWIGPSADAMERLGEKTKARALMQEADVPVVPGTTEPVESAEEVKEIAAEYGYPVAIKAEGGGGGRGLKVVESAEEVESQLETAQREGEAYFDNSSVYVEKYLESPRHIEVQILADERGNVRHLGERDCSLQRRHQKVIEEAPSPALDDDLRERIGEAARRGVSAADYTNAGTVEFLVEDGEFYFMEVNTRIQVEHTVTEEITGIDVVKWQLRVAAGEELDFAQENVAFDGHAIEYRINAENAAAEFAPATGTLETYDPPGGIGVRIDDAVRQGDEIGGDYDSMIAKLIVSASDRTECLARSERALSEFEIEGVETIVPFHRLMITDEAFRSGEHTTKYLDEELDPRRIERAVEKWGSGDTAAAPDGADGSEGDEDHVTEREFTVEVNGKRFEVNLEERGAPPIPDLDAVGNGGVSGGTGSASTRSRPDEATDDGGEVVVEGDGETVTAEMQGTILSVDVEEGEEVAAGDVVCVLEAMKMENDVVAERGGTVTQVLVGEGDSVDMDDVLVVLE, encoded by the coding sequence ATGTTCAACAAGGTTCTCGTCGCCAACCGCGGGGAGATCGCCCTCCGGGTGATGCGGGCGTGCCGCGACTTGGGCGTGCGGACCGTCGCCGTCTACAGCGACGCCGACAAGCACGCCGGTCACGTCCGGTTCGCCGACGAGGCGTACAACGTCGGTCCCGCGCGCGCGGCGGACTCGTACTTGGATCACGAGGCGATCATCGAGGCCGCTCGGAAGGCGGGTGCGGAGGCGGTCCATCCCGGCTACGGCTTCCTCGCCGAAAACGCGACGTTCGCGCGGAAAGTCGAGGAGACCGAACTGACGTGGATCGGCCCCTCCGCCGACGCGATGGAGCGCTTGGGAGAGAAGACGAAGGCCCGCGCGTTGATGCAGGAGGCCGACGTGCCGGTCGTTCCGGGCACGACCGAGCCCGTCGAATCCGCCGAAGAGGTGAAGGAGATCGCCGCGGAGTACGGCTACCCGGTCGCGATCAAGGCCGAGGGCGGCGGCGGCGGGCGCGGTCTGAAGGTCGTCGAGTCGGCCGAGGAAGTCGAGTCACAGCTGGAGACCGCCCAGCGCGAGGGCGAGGCGTACTTCGACAACTCGTCGGTGTACGTCGAGAAGTACCTCGAATCGCCGCGGCACATCGAGGTGCAGATCCTCGCCGACGAGCGCGGCAACGTCCGCCACCTCGGCGAGCGCGACTGCTCGCTGCAGCGCCGCCACCAGAAGGTCATCGAGGAAGCGCCCTCGCCCGCGCTCGACGACGACCTCCGCGAGCGGATCGGCGAGGCGGCCCGACGCGGCGTCAGCGCCGCGGACTACACGAATGCGGGGACGGTGGAGTTCTTGGTGGAAGATGGGGAGTTCTACTTCATGGAGGTCAACACCCGGATTCAGGTCGAACACACCGTCACCGAGGAGATTACCGGCATCGACGTGGTTAAGTGGCAACTCCGGGTTGCCGCCGGCGAGGAACTCGACTTCGCACAGGAGAACGTGGCGTTCGACGGCCACGCGATCGAGTACCGGATCAACGCCGAGAACGCGGCCGCCGAGTTCGCGCCCGCGACGGGCACACTGGAGACGTATGACCCACCGGGCGGCATCGGCGTCCGCATCGACGACGCGGTCCGCCAAGGCGACGAGATCGGCGGCGACTACGACTCGATGATCGCGAAGCTGATCGTCTCCGCGAGCGACCGAACGGAGTGTCTGGCACGCTCGGAGCGTGCGCTCTCGGAGTTCGAGATCGAGGGCGTCGAGACGATCGTCCCGTTCCACCGACTGATGATCACCGACGAGGCGTTCCGATCGGGCGAGCACACCACGAAGTACCTCGACGAGGAGCTCGACCCGCGTCGGATCGAACGCGCGGTCGAGAAGTGGGGATCGGGCGACACCGCTGCGGCCCCCGACGGAGCGGACGGATCCGAGGGCGACGAGGACCACGTGACCGAACGGGAGTTCACCGTCGAAGTCAACGGCAAGCGCTTCGAGGTCAACCTCGAAGAGCGCGGCGCGCCCCCGATTCCAGACCTCGACGCCGTCGGCAACGGCGGCGTGTCGGGCGGTACGGGCAGCGCCTCGACGCGCTCGCGACCGGACGAGGCGACCGACGACGGCGGCGAGGTCGTCGTCGAGGGCGACGGCGAAACGGTCACCGCGGAGATGCAGGGGACGATCCTCTCGGTCGATGTCGAGGAGGGCGAGGAAGTCGCTGCGGGCGACGTCGTCTGCGTGCTCGAAGCGATGAAGATGGAGAACGACGTGGTGGCCGAGCGCGGCGGCACCGTCACGCAGGTACTCGTCGGCGAGGGCGACAGCGTCGATATGGACGACGTGCTCGTCGTCCTCGAATAG
- a CDS encoding redoxin domain-containing protein: MTQSPTIGDEAPNFRATLADGDLSKFEFADALGDGPVVLAFFPGAFTPPCTSEMVALQESLADFEAAGATIYGVSADSALSQNAFREKHGIEFGLLSDMARSAIDKYGLEIDIDALGLVGVANRAVFIIDEDGIIAYDWISEDPTNEPDYEELLNEVREL, encoded by the coding sequence ATGACTCAATCACCGACGATCGGCGACGAGGCACCGAACTTCCGTGCGACCCTCGCGGACGGCGATCTATCGAAGTTCGAGTTCGCCGACGCGCTCGGCGACGGTCCGGTCGTCCTCGCCTTTTTCCCCGGCGCGTTCACCCCGCCGTGTACGAGCGAGATGGTCGCCTTACAGGAATCCCTCGCCGACTTCGAGGCCGCGGGCGCGACCATCTACGGCGTGAGCGCCGACTCGGCGTTATCGCAGAACGCCTTCCGGGAGAAGCACGGCATCGAGTTTGGCCTACTCAGCGATATGGCCCGCAGCGCGATCGACAAGTACGGACTGGAGATCGATATCGACGCCCTCGGACTCGTGGGCGTCGCGAACCGCGCGGTGTTCATCATCGACGAGGACGGCATTATCGCGTACGACTGGATCTCCGAGGACCCGACGAACGAACCCGACTACGAGGAACTGCTCAACGAAGTGCGGGAACTCTGA